A section of the Pristiophorus japonicus isolate sPriJap1 chromosome 4, sPriJap1.hap1, whole genome shotgun sequence genome encodes:
- the LOC139262671 gene encoding ferritin heavy chain, oocyte isoform-like, translating into MASQVHQNYHQDCEDAVNKQINMELYSSYVYLSMSFYFDRDDVALRHFAEFFKEQSHEEREHAEKLMKFQNRRGGRIILTDIKKPEQDEWSNGLEAMQRALQMEKNVNQSLLDLHKLSTERTDPHLCDFLETHYLDEQVKMIKKLGDHITNLKRLGAPENGLGEYLFDKHTLGGGGGSD; encoded by the exons ATGGCTTCTCAAGTGCatcagaactaccaccaggactgtgaggatgctgtcaacaagcagatcaacatggagctctattcctcctatgtttatctctccatg tccttctactttgaccgggatgatgttgccctgcgtcactttgcggagttcttcaaggagcagtcacatgaggaacgtgaacatgctgagaaactgatgaaattccagaatcgtcgtggaggacggatcatcttAACGGATATCAAG aaaccagagcaggatgagtggagcaatggtctggaggcgatgcagagagctctgcagatggagaagaatgtgaaccagagtctgctggatctgcacaaactctccactgagaGGACAGATCCTCAT ttgtgtgacttcctggagacccactacttggatgaacaagtgaagatgatcaagaagcttggagatcacatcaccaacctgaagagactgggagcccctgagaatggcctgggagagtacctgtttgacaagcacaccctgggggggggggggggaagtgactaA
- the LOC139262672 gene encoding ferritin, higher subunit-like encodes MASQVCQNYHQVCEDAVNKQINMELYSSYVYLSMSFYFDRDDVALHHFAEFFKEQSHEEREHAEKLMEFQNRRGGRIILTDIKKPEQDEWNNGLEAMQRALQMEKNVNQSLLDLHKLSTGSTDPHLCDFLETHYLDEQVKMIKKLGDHITNLKRLGAPENGLGEYLFDKHTLEGSD; translated from the exons ATGGCTTctcaagtgtgtcagaactaccaccaggtctgtgaggatgctgtcaacaaacagatcaacatggagctctattcctcctatgtttatctctctatg tccttctactttgaccgggatgatgttgccctgcatcactttgctgagttcttcaaggagcagtcacatgaggaacgtgaacatgctgagaaactgatggaattccagaatcgccgtggaggacggatcatcttgACGGACATCAAG aaaccagagcaggatgagtggaacaATGGGTTGGaggcgatgcagagagctctgcagatggagaagaatgtgaaccagagtctgctggatctgcacaaactctccactgggagcactgaccctcat ttgtgtgacttcctggagacccactacttggatgaacaagtgaagatgatcaagaagcttggagatcacatcaccaacctgaagagactgggagcccctgagaatggcctgggagagtacctgtttgacaagcacaccctggaGGGGAGTGACTAG